From a single Glycine soja cultivar W05 chromosome 19, ASM419377v2, whole genome shotgun sequence genomic region:
- the LOC114399646 gene encoding bidirectional sugar transporter SWEET17-like, which produces MMQTYVLENIKIKKHGSTEDFLSLPYICTLLNCSLWTYYGIIKAREYLVATVNGFGIVVETIYVILFLIYAPKGIRGRTAILAVILDVAISAEAVATTQLALQGEARGGAVGVMGAGLNIVIYFSPLCHDIIWKVTYPNFV; this is translated from the exons AT gatGCAGACCTACGTTttggaaaatattaaaataaagaagcACGGATCTACGGAAGATTTCTTGAGCCTTCCTTACATTTGCACATTGCTTAATTGCTCCTTATGGACTTACTATGGAATCATAAAGGCTAGAGAGTACCTCGTGGCTACTGTCAATGGCTTTGGCATTGTGGTGGAGACAATCTATGTTATTCTATTTCTCATATATGCTCCAAAAGGGATAAGG GGTAGGACTGCCATTTTGGCTGTGATTTTGGATGTGGCAATTTCGGCAGAAGCAGTAGCTACTACTCAATTAGCATTGCAAGGAGAAGCTCGTGGTGGTGCTGTTGGTGTTATGGGAGCAGGCTTAAACATTGTTATATATTTCTCACCTCTCTGTCATG ATATAATTTGGAAAGTgacataccctaatttcgtctag